GCGCTTGTCTCCCACCCTCTGCTCGGTGAGCCCGTGCACAAGGTCCCTGGCCAACAGGTGTAACCGTCACGTGCATGGCAGTGGCAGCCGTGGCCTCGAGGATTCTGTGCCCACCAAGAAGGGACTGGCTGGGTGCCACAGATGCGCGGGCCATGTCCCCTCACCGCTGTTACTTGTGTGTTTACAGAAGAAGATGGATAGCCGCGAGTACCCAGATGCACAGAGCTTCGCAGCTGACATCCGGTTAATGTTCTCCAATTGCTACAAATACAACCCTCCAGACCACGAGGTGGTGGCTATGGCCCGGAAGCTGCAGGTAACCATCAGCAGAGAGGCTTCTGGGGGGCGAGAGGGGCCTCCTGGGTACAGGGGGACTAGTAGCTTGCCTTGACATGGGATGGGTCCCTGGGAGACACCAGTATCTCGGAGAGCATTGGCCAGGGAAGGCTGCGGGTGCCTTGTTCACACCACAGGGCTTTCCTGAGCGGGGCTGGGTACCTGCCAGGCTCCAGGCTTGATCCTAGGGTTCCTCGTTTGTTGGTGCTCCTGGTGGTCCTCAGCCTCGAGCAGCCTGTGTCTGTCCTGGTGGGGGATGGTGAGGACGGAAGTCCAGCCTCCTGCCACCTTCCTGATGGTAGGTTCCAGTGGTCTCGCTGGGCCCCAGAGGTATTTGTCACAGCCTGTGGGTGCTTTACAAAGTGACGGCAAGCTGTGTGTTGGGGAAACATAGAGCTGTAGCCAACACAGAGatgtacacacgtgtgtgtgtgtgtgtgtgcttttctgCCCAAGTCCTGGCGCTCCTCACGGGTTTCTGTGCAGGTCGGTCCTCCAGGCTCCATCCTTCCTTGTTTATGTTCGGTCCTGTAAGGTGTTTGTTTGCACAGATGACAAGGCTGCTATTCTAAGTGTTACATTCCTCAAAGACCTTCAGAGGAAAAAGCAAAAACTGTGGATGTGTGTCGTCTTCCGGAGCTTGGACTGTTGACTTCTCGAAGGACCCAGcgcgtttgttctgtaaaacgtGCTTCTGAGTCCTTTGCTCGGAAGCATTTCGAAAGCTCTGTGAAGTAGCTCATAGTACCACCTGTAATTAAACGGGACCGAAATGGGGAACAGAAAGGAGTGAGAAGCTGCGGCAGGCACGTCACTGGGTCCTGCTACCCTTTCTGACCGCCTCCTGTGGGCAGGCCTTGCAAAGGCACTTTCCCAGCCTGGCTTCTGCTTGCTGCCTCTTGGTGGTGCTGGTACAGGGTCCCGCTCAGGAGGGTGGCCCTGGAGATCCCAGAGCCACCTGGGGAGGCCGCTGGACCCGGTTTTACACTGAGACCGTGGTTGCTGTACACTATGGTCCTGAGCCCGCTGCCCTGGGGCGTGCCTGAACCCGGTGAGGAAGCCAACAGTGTTGGCAGCGAACCGAGCAGAGGCCAGCGCTGAGGTGAACGGCTCTGCTCAGCTCCTCAGCAAGAAAAGAGGTTTTTAGGAAGCGCCACAGAGGCGGGCAGATGTGAACTACCGACAACTATTTAGTCATTATCGCTGTTAGGCTGGTACGTGGAGCTGTGAGGTCGGAGCCCAGCACTGAAGTTGTTTGATGGGACCTGGGGCAGGCTGAGCAGCGACCTCGCAGATAGTAGTTCTGTGGGGTTGCCATATATCCGGGGTGTCTTCATCCCCATGGTTCAGATTCTAGAGCCCAGCCAGTGGAGTCCTGTCGTGTATATCGTCCTCTCAGGCTGTTCGTCCTGCCTGCGATGAGCCTGGCTCTCGTCCCCAGGGCAGGGACCTCTGCTGAAAGGCATGTCAGGGGCCCACATCCTGGCCACGTAGGAGCTGCCTGTGGACTTCGCAGAACCAGCTGTGGCAGGACTAGAGTTTTAGCTCACTTTGGACGTACGTGCTCCAGAGTAAGATTGGTACTATCCCCAGGATGCAGGGATGGGGCAGTGAGCTTTGGCACCCAGGCTCCCTGGCTGGAGCCGATACAGGTTCAAAGCTGCAGAGCAGTAGGGGGTGCTCTGGAGCGTGGGCTGAGAAGAGTGTGTACTCAGTAAAGGACGTGTCTGCGAGCTCCTagaaggctggggctggggctgggatgTTCCTGTATCCCCTGCCCTACACGTGGCAGACTCTGGGGATGCTTGGGAGGGAGGAAGTGGGAGCAAATGGGGCACCCCAGGTCTGGTCTCTTGCAGAGCCTGATCTTGGAGAAGCCATGGGTGTATCTTTGAGGGCGTGGTGGGAGTCATGGCCCCTGAGGAGCCTGGTGAGCCCAGGGAGGGGGGCCTGTGCAGGTGAGCAGGACTTCAAGGTGGCCCCTGTTCCCCCATAGGACGTGTTCGAGATGAGGTTTGCCAAGATGCCGGACGAGCCCGTGGAGGCGCCCGCGCCCCCTGCGCCTGCAGCCCCGGTGGTGAGCAAGGGCGCCGAGAGCTGCCGCAGCAGCGAGGAGAGCTCGTCAGACTCTGGCAGCTCAGACTCAGAGGAGGAGCGGGCCACGAGGCTGGCGGAGCTGCAGGAGCAGGTGCGGGCCGGCAGTCAGCCCGGCGGGACCATCACCCAGGCCTGCCCCCACCGCCACTGGCCAGGCGCCCCAACCCGAGAGTTATCCacccattttccttctttttcttttccccaggCAGCCGGCAGCGTTCCTTCATGGAAATGCTCTTGGAGGGGGTCATGGGGAGGGTCTGAGCGCCGAGTGCTGGGCCTTTGCAGCCTGGGGCAGTGGAGCCTGATGGGCGGGTGCACACGTGTGGCCCCATAGTGTTCTGGACGCTCCAGGGGCCCTGTGGGCCGGGGGGGTAGGGCTCAAGCAGTGACCATGCCATGCCTCGTAGAAAGGCCTGGAAGGCTACTGGAGCCCCCAGTGCAGTGGGAGCAGTGTCCTGTGGTAGGGTGGGGGGTGGCCCGCCGTCTCTGCCTTAGGCTGGTGCAGCCCCCTCCCCATTCGTGCTTCATGTTCCCTGGTGGCAGGTGGGACTGATGTTGCTGCCTTCTGAGTTGTGTCGAGGAGGAAGTGAGGAAAATCTAAATAGTTTTCCCTGAGCACCTGGCAGCTGGCTGGCTCGATTTCTGGCAGTGGGAGAGCAGAGGCAGCTAGGTCAGGATGAAGGGACGTAAATGTCAGAGGGAAGGGTCCAGTTAGAGGCCCTGGGGTCACCACCATGGGCCTGAACATTGGCCCTGAGCTGAGCGTCTTGAGATGATGACAGACTGCAGGAAAAGACAGCCGTGAGGGATGGCAGTGGGGCAGGCAGGTCTCCCTGTACCAGCATGGACTCTGGGGATCCTGGGACACCAGTCTCAGCTCTTCTGCCTGCCAGCTGTGTGACCGTGCCTGGGCCACATAGATGCTGGGAGGGACTGTTGCCTCCAGTACCTCGAAGCTTGTATGGAGGTTGGGCAGTGGCTTAGAATGAGGAGACGCAGATCCCCTTGGACCTGTCGGGCACACACAGGCACTGAGCGAGTGTTGGCTGTTGGTACCAGATGATCTCGGTCCTGTAGACCTGCCTGGGTGATATCCAAACAGCTTCCCCAGAGGCTGTTGAAAACCTCCTTTGTGTGGGTATTTAACCTCCTGGAGGCTTCCTCATCTGGGTGTAGTAATTGAGCATGAAACCTAGCTCCTGCTTATTGAGGGCTGACTGTGTCACCTGCCCTGGGCTAAGCATTCGCCAGCCTGATCTTGTGGGATGGGGACCTTACCACCGGTTtatatgaggaagctgaggccccaGAAGCTAGGTGACTGGGCAGCAGTCACCCAGGTGATGATCAATTGAGCTGGGACGAGAATAGTCCGCCCTAGACCTGTCTGGCTGTGTGGCTACAGGACAGCCCGGTGGCCTAGGGTGGGGCATGGCCCAAATGCTCTGGGCTCCCCTCCCCGCGGGGTGCCCGTGACTCCCCCATCCCCGAATCTCTGGCCCAGAGCTAGCCCAGAGGGTGCAGAGCCATGCCCATGGACACCTGCTTAGCTGTCTGGGTGGGTGTGCTGTTCTCTTCCAGCTGAAGGCTGTGCATGAGCAGCTGGCCGCCCTGTCTCAGGCCCCAGTAAAcaaaccaaagaagaagaaagagaagaaggagaaggagaagaagaagaaggacaaggacaaagagaaggagaaggagaagcacAAGGCCAAGTCCGAGGAAGACAAGAAGGCCAAGGTGGCACCGCCTGCCAAGCAGGTCCAGCAGAAGAAGGCTCCTGTCAAGAAGGCCAACAGCACAACCACGGCCAACAGGTGGGCTCCTGTGCCCGCTAGGCCCTCCTCGAGCTGGGCAGCCAAGTGTGGAGCACAGTACGGGTGCTTTTGTGATGGAAGGAGTGCTGGAGTCTGAGCTCTGAGCCTTGCCCTCCCATGGGTAATGTAGAGCCTGGGCTGGTTTTCATGGAGAACAGGGTGGGGGGTAGATGGTCCTTATCCTGCCCACCCTGCAGGGACACCATGAGGACCAAATGAGATCTCTCCTGGGAAGTTGGGGGCTCTGGAGGGCACCTTTCAGCTGCTGGTGGGAGTTGGCCTAGATCAGGGACATTGAAGCTGTCACACGGCCTCTGGCAGTTTCTGGGGGATTTTCCTGATCTGTGGCAGGGATTTTTATTGGTGGGGCATTGGGGACTTGTTGCGTGGGCCATTGGCACTCTATTCCTGGCTCATCCAGTGGGCAGAAGGTCAGGAGTGGAAGACCGTGACTGGGCACAGGTTTAGCTCCTCGTCCATACGTGGTGAATGTTCTGTGTACGCATGCTTCATGTCAGCCTGTCCTGAAAACTGCAGGCTGCGGACATGCAGTGACCGTAAAGTGAGATCAGTCTTACGGAGAAGGAGCGAGGTGCTGTGGAGCTCAGAGTTGGGGCACCTTTTCTGGGCAGAGGATGTGCTTCAGCTGAGACCTGCCCGAAGAGGCGAGGAGGGTGTTTCCAGAATGGGGAGCAACACGCATGAAGCCATAGAGGCTGGTAGAATGTGTTGCCTTCAGGAATTAAGGCAGGGTCATTGGCTCCCACCAAGAGCCAGAGAAGTGGGGCAGGTTGGCTAGGCTTCGTGAAGGTGTTTAGATTTTATTCTAAGGGCATGTGAAGTGGGCCTTGAAGGGATTAAGCAAAATGATGGCCCTGTCCTGGCTGTTGAGGAGCATGGATTGGTGGGAGGCAGAAATGGAAGGAAGGACACCTTTGGGGGTTATGGTGCTTATCTAGGCAAAAGACGTTGGTGGGGCAGTGGAGATAGAAGTAGATTAGAGAACTGTTTGGGAGGCGGGATGAACAGGCCTTGGTTTTTGGAATCACAGAGAAGGGGAGCATGTAGAGCCCTGGGTTTGGTCTTTGGCAGCTGGGTGGACGGTGATGCTGTTAATCCAGCTGGCGAGCAGTGGGAATAGTCagtgttttttccttccttccttccttccttctccctcccgcCTTCCTTTTTCAACAGGACGCAGAAATCAGTTTTTCTTGTATtatctttgcttggttttggtttcagtgtAATGCTGGCCTAAAAAATGAGTTCGGAAGTGTTCCCTCCTCCTCTGTTATTTTCTGGATGAGAGTTACGGAATGGGTATTATATCTTAGATATTTGTAGAATTTACCAGTGAAACCATAtgggcctggagttttctttgttgggatgTTTTTAACTATGAATTCAATTATTTTAATAGATAACAGGACTATTCAGGTTATCAATTTTTTCTTGAGTGAGCTTTGGTGGTTTGTGTCTTTAAAGGCATTGGTCCATTTGACCTCAAGTGTTGAATTTAGAGGCATAGatttgttcataaaaaaaaaaaaaaaagatttgttcatACTAGTCCGTTATCATCTTTTTAACGTCTGTAGGGCCTACAGTGACGTGTCCTTTCTTTGATTCCTTATATTGGTAATTCGTGTCTTTTTTCTTGGTGAATTTGGGTagagatttgtcaattttattgatctttttggagaaccagcttttggttttatttgtgtattttcaattttatttactcATAGTCTTATCTTTACCatttctttctgcttgctttggatttaatttgctctctttttactctcttctcAGGTTATTGGTTTGAGACCTTGTTTTCTAATTATAAGTATTTTAATGCTATGAATTTCTCTCTAAACACTGCTTTGACtgtatcccacaaattttgatatgttgtattatcattttcatttagttcaaaatacTTTCAAATTTCCCTTGTGACATCCTCTTTGGCCTCTGGATTATTTAAAAGTGTGTTGTTTAGTGtccaaatatttggggatttttccGGATGtctttgttactgatttctagttaaATTCCATTAGGATCAGAGAACATTGtatgattttaattattttaaatttgttaatgtttgttttatgactcaGAAGGTGATCTATCTTGCTGAATGGTCCATGtatacttgaaaagaatgtgtattttattgttgttagatggaGTGTCATATAAGTgtcaatcaggaaaaaaaaaatcttaaaaactccaaacagacaaaaaatgtCTATTAGGTCAGTTTGGTTGATAATGTCAAGGTCTTCTGTATCCTTGCTGATTTACTTGTCTTGTTAATTATGGAGAGAAAATTGCTGAAATTTCCGACTGTAGTTgtggatttttctgtttttccctcaGTTCTATCGGTTTTTGCTTCATTTGTTTTTCGATGCATTCACTTTTAGGATTGTGATTATCTTCTCGGTGAATTGATGATTTTATGGTTATGTAATGCTCCTGTCTTTTCCAGGTAACATTCCTTGTTCTGAAGTCGATTTCTCTGAAATTAATAGAGCCATTTTAGCTTTATCTCGAGCAGTGTTTGCCTGGTGTATTTCCCcccatctttttacttttaacttaACCTGTATCACTATATCTAAAGAGGGGTTCATGTAGACAGCATATAAGTTGGgtcttttttattaaatttgaCCATCTCTTTGTTTTGATTGGCGTGTTTGGActgtttatatttaatgtaattatcgaTACAATTGGACTTAGCTCTATCAGttcattgttttctgtttgtcccctgttttttgtttctctgttcCCCTTTCCTACCttcttttgtattatttaaatATGGAGATGAGTTTTTGACCTGAGTTTGAGAGCCCTGTGGGACATTTAGGGGAGCTGACCACTACAATTGTTTCCTGGCTGAGGCCTGGAAACACCCCCAGGCCCCTAGCTGGAAGCAGCCTCCCCTGACCTTCATGTCTCTGGCAGATACATTTTAAATCCTCAGACACTCTGCCTAGCTTTTCTATCTCAGGGGTCTGCTTTAGGTGGGACCCTGGATAAGAGAGGCTGGACCCAAAGAACAGTCTGCTGTAGGGAGGATGGGAGCCAGGTGGGGCCGGGGGCTCAACTCCAGTTACTCTTtgtttcctgcctcaggcagccGAAGAAGGGTGGCAAGCAGGCGTCCGCCTCCTATGActcggaggaggaggaggagggcctGCCCATGAGCTATGACGAGAAGCGCCAGCTCAGCCTGGACATCAACCGGCTACCCGGGGAGAAGCTGGGCCGCGTGGTGCACATTATTCAGTCGCGGGAGCCCTCGCTCAGGGACTCCAACCCCGACGAGATAGAGATTGACTTTGAGACTCTGAAACCCACCACTTTACGGGAACTGGAGAGATATGTCAAGTCTTGtttacagaaaaagcagagaaagccGTTCTGTAAGTTGTCTGGGCTCAGCGTGGTGCCATACCCTGCTGCCCTGCACCTTGTGCCCCACACTTCTGCTCCTCTCAACCCTGGGTGGGAGACCGGGCACCTCTGAGCCACAAGAGCAGGGACACCTCCTCTCCCCTTGCCcttcctcccccccgccccggggCACACTTGCTTGCACTTAGCCGGGGCAGTGGACTGGAGGTGGAGACCCACACACATGATACCCTAGCTGGGGCCAGCCTCACCCGGCCCCTAGGGTGAGCCCAGAGCCCTCACCCTACCCCAGGGAGGACCCCAGTCCCTCATCCAGGTCCCAGTCCAGGAAGGTCCATGTGGGGCCTTGGCTGTAGGGATCCTCCACACAGGACCCTGCCAGAGCAGGCCAGTGCCCCCTGCCAGGGGTTGGGGGTCCAGAGGCTCCAGGACGGACCAGCCTGGCCCACGATCCCTGGGAGCTGACGGCCTACTCCTGCTGATTATTGGGAAGGACAGGTCCCTTCCCAGTTGGTAGGTCCTGGAGAGCGAGGAAAGGTAGACTCCAGGGTGATCCTGGGGCCACTGCCTGTGTGCCTGTCAGCTGTAGAGGCAGCACTGAGCCACGGGCTGAGGCCCTGCAGGCTGTCCAGAGCGGCCAGGCACCCTTGACCTGCAGGCAGCTCTCAAGCACAGGCCCGTGGGTTCCCTTGGAGGGGCAGGCGCCGCTTTTCCTGGATGGAGCATCTGTGTAACCCTTCTGTAGTCACAGCGCACTTAGCCTCATGGTGAATCACCCACTGACTCTGAGGTGAAGGCCAGACGTCCAGGCGTTGAGAGCTGGGCTGCAGAGCCAAGGCAGGGAGAGGAGCGGCCACGGCGAGGTCCACCGTGCGCAGGTCTGCCTTCACACCTCAGCTCTGCCTCATGTGGCCTACTGATGGCCGTGTCTTCAAGTACCTGCGTCCTTGAGAATGGCATATCTGACCTCAGGGTCTGTGAGGGTTAAAGAAAAGGATTCGCATACAGCAGGGGTTTAATAAAGCTGGTGTGGTGACAGATCTACCATCCAATTGTTGTTATTTAGGCGACATCTTTCGTATATACAGGTGTCATGTGTATGAGGGAGCAGGGCTGGAAATGAGACGTCAGTGCTGGGGGTCACGGCCACCTGGGTGCTGCCGAGGGCCTGCCGCAGCCTACAGGCCAGCGTGTGACCCGGCTGCTGGTATGGCCGAGGCGAGCGAGGTCGCTACCCAGAAGGGGGCTGGGCAGCTTGCCTGCCTGCCACCCCCGCTCCTTTGCCTGTCCTCCTCCCCCACCATCTCAGAGCTCACCCGTTCCTTCACAGCGACCAGTGGGAAAAAGCAGGCAGCCAAGTCGAAAGAGGAGCTAgctcaggaaaagaagaaagagttggAAAAGCGGCTACAGGACGTCAGCGGGCAGCTGAGCAACAACAAGAAGCCCGCCAAGAAAGGTACCTGTCTGCCCGTCCTGCCCGGGGCACAGAGGAGGCTGCGGGGAGGGCTGTGGTCGGTGCCCTCGGAGCCTCCAGGCTAGCTGTCCCCTCTCCACAGGGGAGGGGTCAGCAGTAGGGGTGCACTTGTGGCTTGCGCACTTAACAAGCTGGGCTACCTCAGATGAGGCTCCTGACCCCCTTaaccttggtttccttatctgttaaCTGGGGCTGTAACCCTGGCTTTGAGGGGTGGCCGTGCAGATATGAGGGGTGTGTGCCACGTTCCAGAACACCCTGGGTGGACTGTGGGAAAGGGCTCTTAGGAAAAGCTTGGTGTGGTCTTGGGCTGGATGCAGATGGCTTGGGAGAGGAGAATCCAGCCCTGCTGGGTCTTCCTCGGTTGGAGCGGCCCATCCACCTCCAGCCGCAGCCCCCTGCAGCGAGCTTGCTGGCTGCTCCCCTTGGCAATAGCACTACCCCACGGCAGCTTAACAGATACCTCTGCTTTGTGGAATCCTGGGGTCTCATTTTTGGGTGAGCAGGTGATTTGACTCCTTGCCTCCTTTTTCTGGAACCTAAGCTCAGTAactgttcgtaccacccagggagtccggAGGGAGAGCAGATGTTTTTGTTCCTGACTCCCCAGGAGGGGCCTTTGAGAACCCGGTGGGAATAGTCTAAGGAGTGGTTGGAGGGGTGCAGGCTGTGTGTGGGAGGCCGGGTGACCGGCTGTGGGGATGAAGCCAGTGTGGGGACGGGTCGTGACCATGCCTGGGAGGGTGCGCCCTGCATCGCCCTGCGGAGGGCTGAGCACTTTGTCCAGAGCAGTGAGCCTTCCAGAGGTGTCAGCTGCAAGTGTCCGTGTCATTACTGCTCCTCAGCCCCGTGATGGTGGGCGCTGCTGATGGTCAGCCTTCCCCCACATCCCACCAGCCTCCTTAGCaggttccatttaattttttccatctccagtaCATTTAGATAGTTTAATTTACTCTATCGATTCATTTCAACAAATGTTGATTAGTATTGATTaagctgggggcggggggaagaaaTGGGTAAACCCTGCCAGGCACATGGTGGCATGAACCCGTAGCTGCCCCAGGACCGCTCGTGGGGGTGCGTGAAGGCGGGTGAGCGCCTCTCATGCTGCGTGTGTTTCCGGCAGAGAAAGGCGGCCCTGCACCCTCGGGCGGCCCATCCAGGCTCAGCAGCAGCAGCTCCTCGGAGTCTGGGAGCAGCAGTTCCAGCGGGTCCAGCTCTGACAGCAGCGACTCAGAATAGACCCGGGACTTGAACAAAAGGCAGCCCGACACGTGGACGTCGCCCACGCCAACCCTCTGCAGTGTTCCCTTCTATGGTTAATATACTCCTTCTGTTCCATGGTGTGCAGGTTTCCTGTTTAATTCAGTGTTATGATCTCTCCCAGTTTTTGCTTTCATAGGTCAAAGACCTCGTGTGTGGGCGCTAGACTTGATGAGAAAGCCTGAGCGCTGCACAGAGTCCTCTTCCTAACAGAATTCAGTCGCCTGGAGATGACAACTTCGAAGCTAACCTGGTAACCGTAGAAAGCACGTAAGGTGTGGCCTGAAGGTTCTGCAAAGCCCCTTTCTTACGCCCGACCTGGCCGGTAGCTCCAGAAGGACTTCTGTCGGGAAATTTCTCTGAAATGGTACTGTGTCTGAGAGCCGAGTGCCCTGGGGCAGGCGGGGTCCTTGTCTCCAGCCCTCCGTCTGACGTGTCAGCGCTTCCTGCAGGGGCGAGGCCAGGCGTGCCCGCTCCAGGGAACCCAGCTGGGCTTAAGTGGAAGGGGTCACTGGTGCTCCAGACCAGGGCAGCGGGGGCAGGGCACGCAGGGGAGCAGCGACTTCCCTGACCGCTGTGACGCTGGGAGCTCCTGGGAGGGAGCGCCACGGCTGTGTGGCAGCGTGCAGGTTTCCATACACTGAAACTTTTAcctcaacttaaaaaaagaagaaaagattaaaaaaaaaaagacttttttgta
The sequence above is drawn from the Elephas maximus indicus isolate mEleMax1 chromosome 9, mEleMax1 primary haplotype, whole genome shotgun sequence genome and encodes:
- the BRD3 gene encoding bromodomain-containing protein 3 isoform X2; protein product: MRAPPWCVTLLLCLQPTDDIVLMAQALEKIFLQKVAQMPQEEVELLPPAPKGKGRKPAAGTQSTGTQQVAAVSSVSPATPFQNVPPAVSQTPVIAATPVPTITANVTSVPVPPAAAPPPPATPIIPVVPPTPPVVKKKGVKRKADTTTPTTSAITAGRGESPPPLSDPKQAKVVARRESGGRPIKPPKKDLEDGEVPQHAGKKGKLSEHLRYCDSILKEMLSKKHAAYAWPFYKPVDAEALELHDYHDIIKHPMDLSTVKKKMDSREYPDAQSFAADIRLMFSNCYKYNPPDHEVVAMARKLQDVFEMRFAKMPDEPVEAPAPPAPAAPVVSKGAESCRSSEESSSDSGSSDSEEERATRLAELQEQLKAVHEQLAALSQAPVNKPKKKKEKKEKEKKKKDKDKEKEKEKHKAKSEEDKKAKVAPPAKQVQQKKAPVKKANSTTTANRQPKKGGKQASASYDSEEEEEGLPMSYDEKRQLSLDINRLPGEKLGRVVHIIQSREPSLRDSNPDEIEIDFETLKPTTLRELERYVKSCLQKKQRKPFSTSGKKQAAKSKEELAQEKKKELEKRLQDVSGQLSNNKKPAKKEKGGPAPSGGPSRLSSSSSSESGSSSSSGSSSDSSDSE
- the BRD3 gene encoding bromodomain-containing protein 3 isoform X1, whose product is MSTTTVASAGIPVAPGPVNPPPPEVSNPGKPGRKTNQLQYMQNVVVKTLWKHQFAWPFYQPVDAIKLNLPDYHKIIKNPMDMGTIKKRLENSYYWSASECMQDFNTMFTNCYIYNKPTDDIVLMAQALEKIFLQKVAQMPQEEVELLPPAPKGKGRKPAAGTQSTGTQQVAAVSSVSPATPFQNVPPAVSQTPVIAATPVPTITANVTSVPVPPAAAPPPPATPIIPVVPPTPPVVKKKGVKRKADTTTPTTSAITAGRGESPPPLSDPKQAKVVARRESGGRPIKPPKKDLEDGEVPQHAGKKGKLSEHLRYCDSILKEMLSKKHAAYAWPFYKPVDAEALELHDYHDIIKHPMDLSTVKKKMDSREYPDAQSFAADIRLMFSNCYKYNPPDHEVVAMARKLQDVFEMRFAKMPDEPVEAPAPPAPAAPVVSKGAESCRSSEESSSDSGSSDSEEERATRLAELQEQLKAVHEQLAALSQAPVNKPKKKKEKKEKEKKKKDKDKEKEKEKHKAKSEEDKKAKVAPPAKQVQQKKAPVKKANSTTTANRQPKKGGKQASASYDSEEEEEGLPMSYDEKRQLSLDINRLPGEKLGRVVHIIQSREPSLRDSNPDEIEIDFETLKPTTLRELERYVKSCLQKKQRKPFSTSGKKQAAKSKEELAQEKKKELEKRLQDVSGQLSNNKKPAKKEKGGPAPSGGPSRLSSSSSSESGSSSSSGSSSDSSDSE